In Chitinispirillales bacterium, the following proteins share a genomic window:
- a CDS encoding nitroreductase family protein, with protein MDTIETIRNRRSVRKFTDENISKTDLLTLKEALLRSPSSRGRNHWSFYFVQDKESLKKLSESKADGSTFIKDAKLAVVVCGDENICDVWIEDCSIASTILQLTAHSLGLGSCWIQIRNRNHSDKTSSEEFVKNLLNIKENVRVLSIIAIGYPAQKTIPLDYSKLEFDKIKDIC; from the coding sequence ATGGATACTATAGAAACGATTAGAAATCGAAGAAGCGTAAGAAAATTCACAGACGAAAATATTTCAAAAACCGATTTACTTACGCTTAAAGAAGCATTGTTGCGTTCTCCAAGTTCTCGTGGACGTAACCACTGGTCTTTTTATTTTGTACAAGACAAAGAATCGCTTAAAAAGTTATCGGAGAGTAAAGCGGACGGTTCGACGTTCATTAAAGACGCAAAATTAGCCGTAGTCGTATGCGGCGATGAAAATATTTGCGATGTTTGGATCGAGGACTGTTCAATAGCCTCAACTATTTTGCAGTTAACGGCGCATTCGCTTGGCTTAGGAAGTTGTTGGATACAAATCAGAAACCGTAATCATTCCGATAAAACCTCGTCGGAAGAATTTGTTAAAAATTTGCTTAACATAAAAGAAAACGTGCGTGTTCTTTCAATAATTGCAATCGGTTATCCGGCGCAAAAAACAATACCGCTTGATTATTCCAAGTTGGAATTCGATAAAATTAAAGATATTTGTTAA
- a CDS encoding endonuclease III, which translates to MPEFDFETVNSLLKEHFEKNKLPIIDLMAVQKDSPYKILVASILSTRTKDETTAKAAGRLFEIADNFYDLQKLSIDEIVKAIFPVGFYKEKAKYLTQIPYIINEKFNGKIPQTIDELLTLPGIGRKVANLILATAFKKSAVCVDTHVHRIFNRLGFIKTKNPLETEMALRKKLPQKYWIAINGYMVSYGQNICRPVSPKCSACSISNFCKKIGIVQ; encoded by the coding sequence ATGCCTGAATTTGATTTTGAAACAGTAAATTCTTTGCTTAAAGAACATTTTGAGAAAAATAAACTTCCAATAATTGATTTGATGGCGGTTCAAAAAGATTCACCGTACAAGATACTTGTCGCTTCAATCTTATCAACCAGAACAAAAGACGAAACCACCGCAAAAGCGGCCGGACGTTTGTTTGAAATTGCCGATAATTTTTACGATTTGCAAAAATTAAGCATAGACGAGATAGTAAAAGCCATTTTTCCTGTCGGATTTTACAAAGAAAAAGCAAAATATTTAACACAAATTCCATATATTATAAATGAAAAATTTAATGGAAAAATACCGCAGACAATAGATGAGCTCCTAACGCTTCCTGGAATCGGACGAAAAGTTGCAAATTTAATTCTTGCGACGGCGTTTAAAAAATCTGCTGTTTGCGTAGATACGCATGTTCATAGAATTTTCAATCGTTTGGGTTTTATAAAAACGAAAAATCCTCTTGAAACTGAAATGGCTTTGCGCAAAAAACTGCCGCAGAAGTATTGGATTGCAATAAACGGGTATATGGTATCGTACGGACAAAATATTTGTCGGCCGGTTTCTCCCAAATGTAGCGCATGCAGCATATCGAACTTCTGCAAAAAAATCGGTATTGTTCAATAG
- a CDS encoding prepilin peptidase, translating to MPFLTEQIYLFAGMVFLYGLLFGSFFNVLICRLPAEESIIFPASHCPNCKHKLSWNENIPILSFLLLCGKCKECKTKISIQYPAVELITGIYSVLLFVLFLPQIQSAQNWWTCIEIFFKFFTFLLFVPLTIIDLKHYIIPDELTISGLVVSFLISFLPAGITPLESTVGALSGGGFLFFAGLIGKIIMKKEAMGGGDVKFMLWIGALFGFKTAFASIFIGSIIGTIIGVFLILFGKTKNDGHLPFCPYLCAGTLISVIFNDKIFSILSLN from the coding sequence ATGCCGTTTTTGACCGAGCAAATTTATTTATTTGCAGGTATGGTTTTTTTGTACGGACTTCTATTCGGTTCATTTTTTAATGTACTTATTTGTCGGCTTCCCGCTGAAGAGTCGATTATTTTTCCGGCGTCGCATTGCCCAAATTGCAAACACAAACTTTCTTGGAACGAAAACATTCCGATTTTAAGCTTTTTGCTTTTGTGCGGAAAATGTAAGGAATGTAAAACAAAAATTTCAATCCAATATCCCGCCGTAGAATTAATTACGGGAATATATTCCGTTCTGCTTTTCGTTTTGTTTTTGCCGCAAATTCAATCGGCGCAGAATTGGTGGACTTGTATTGAAATATTTTTCAAATTTTTTACGTTTTTGCTGTTCGTTCCACTTACGATTATTGATTTAAAACACTATATAATACCAGACGAACTTACAATTTCAGGTCTTGTAGTATCATTTTTAATTTCGTTTTTGCCCGCAGGAATTACTCCGCTTGAATCAACGGTCGGCGCGTTAAGCGGAGGCGGCTTTTTATTTTTTGCCGGACTTATCGGAAAAATAATCATGAAAAAGGAAGCTATGGGCGGCGGAGATGTAAAATTTATGCTTTGGATAGGAGCGTTATTCGGGTTTAAAACCGCGTTTGCATCAATATTTATCGGTTCGATAATAGGAACAATAATCGGTGTTTTTTTGATTTTATTTGGAAAAACTAAAAATGACGGTCATCTTCCATTCTGTCCGTATCTGTGTGCCGGAACATTAATCTCAGTTATATTTAACGATAAGATTTTTAGTATCTTATCACTAAATTAA